From Xanthomonas sp. 10-10:
AGCGGGACCGGGCGCTTGGCCAGCAGCGACGTGGTGCCGGTGCGGTAGGCGGTGTCGATGGAGCGCAACGCCAGCGCATGCGCGCGCTCGGCATCGAGGGTGAACAGCAGGGGGCGGGCAAGCGAATACATGGATGTCAGTTCAATTTCCCGGCGAAGACGCGGGTCTGGTATTGGAAGTCGATCTGTCCGTCCTGTGCGTGCGCATCGAACAGCGTGCGCAGCGCGGCGAGCATCGGTGCGTGGCGCGGGTCGTGTGCGAGCGGTGCGTAGGAAGACGACAACAGGCGGCCGCGCAGTGCATCGAAATCCAGCCGCTGCACATTGGGAAAGCGCGCCATCGCGCGGAACCCGTCGCCGAACCAGGCCTGCATGGTTGCATCGTCCTGGTAGCGTTCGGCCACGGCCGAATAGTCGGTGCCGTAGTCCAGCAGCAGTTGCTCGTAGCCGCGCAAGAAGGCGGTGGTGTCCAGCTCGCGCGAGTTCCAGTAGATCACCGCCAGCCCGTCGGGCCGCAGCACGCGCGCCCACTCGGCACGGATGGCCTGGGTGTCGAACCAGTGGAAGGCCTGTGCGGCAGACACCAGGCCCATGCTGGCATCGGCCAGCCCGGTGGCTTCGGCGGTGCCATCGACGGCCTGGAACTTGGGAAACCCTGCCAGCCACTGCTGCGCGGCTTCGCGCATGGCCGGGTTGGGTTCCACCGCCGTGACCGCGTAACCGGCCTCCAGAAACAGCCGGCTGGAAATGCCGGTGCCGGCGCCGATATCGGCCACCGCAGTCGCCGGCGTGATGCCAAGTTCGTCATGCAACCAGCGCAGCAACTGCGGCGGATAACTGGGCCGGTAGCGCACATAGGCCGCTACACGGTCGTTGAAGCGTTGGGCCGAGGAGGGCGCGGCCATGCTCAACTGTTTGCGGCCGCCAGCCACGCCATACCGCCGAAAAACAGGATAAAGACCGCAATGCCCAGCACCCACAGGGCCACCGCCAGCCAGCCGAGGATCAGCCCGCCGATCGCCAGGCCGTCGCCTTCCAGCCCCTGCGGGTTGCGGCGGATTTCCGCGCGTGCCAGGTGGCCGGTGATGATGGCGCACACGCTGCCGATGAAAGGAATCAGCGTCCAGCCGAGGATGCCTGCGACCAGGCTGACGATGGCCATGGCGCTGGTCTGTCGAACGACAACGTTCATCATGAACTCCTGGAGATTGGCGGCAGCAGAGGGCTGGCGTGAGGCGATTATCCCAGAGCGGCCGTCCGAATGGCGTGCCGTCTGGGGCGGAAACGCGATCCTGGGGGCATTGGCGGCCCGGGAGGGGGCCTGAAGGCTTGCCTTGACTGCCTGATTGCCTGGTAACGCGACACCCTGCCGATGGGGTGCCGGGGGCCGGGCCGAAATGTCAGCGGACCGCTGTCAACCGCTGCGGGGTGGCACCTGCCGCGATTGATTGTCTGTCGTTATTGCAGGCCGGCCGCAGCGAAGGCATGCGACAGCTGCAGCGCGCCGGCCATGGCCGGCGCGCTGCGATGCCATCGATCACAGATCGAACTTGATGCCCTGCGCCAGTGGCAGCGAGTCGGAGTAGTTGATGGTGTTGGTCTGACGACGCATATAGACCTTCCACGCATCCGAGCCGGATTCGCGGCCACCGCCGGTTTCCTTCTCGCCGCCGAAGGCGCCGCCGATCTCCGCACCGGAGGTGCCGATGTTGACGTTGGCGATGCCGCAGTCGCTGCCGGCCGCCGACAGGAACTTCTCGGCCGCCTTCAGGTTCTGGGTGAAGATCGACGACGACAGGCCCTGCGGCACGCCGTTCTGCAGCTCGATCGCCTCGTCCAGCGTGCCGTACTTCATCACGTAAAGGATCGGCGCGAAGGTCTCGTGCTGCACCACCGCGTCGCTGTTCTGCAGCCCGGTGACGATCGCCGGCAGCACGAAGTTGCCGGGACGATCGATCGCGGTGCCGCCCACTTCGACCGTGCCGCCGGCGGCCTTGGCCTTGGCGATCGAGGCCAGGAACTGCTCCACCGCGCCCTGGCTGTTGAGCGGGCCCATCAGGTTTGCCGGGTCGGTGGGGTCGCCGATCTTGCTGTCGAGCTGCTTGTACGCCTTGACCAGCGTGGCCAGCACGTTGTCGTAGATGGACTCATGCACGATCAGGCGACGCGTGGTGGTGCAGCGCTGACCTGCGGTGCCCACCGCACCGAACACGATGCCGGGGATGGCCAGCTTCAAATCGGCGGTTTCGTCCAGGATGATGGCGTTGTTGCCCCCCAGCTCCAGCAGGCAGCGGCCCAGGCGGTGGGCGACCTTTTCAGCGACCACGCGGCCGATCTGGGTCGAACCGGTGAAGCTGATCAGCGGGATACGGGTGTCTTCGACCAGCTTCACCGACAAGGAAGTGCCGGCATCGTTGATCAGGAAGAAGATGTCCGGGAAGCCGGCATCCTTGAGCGCGGCATTGCAGATCTTCATCGTCGCGATCGCTGTCAGCGGCGTCTTGTTGGACGGCTTCCAGATGCAGATATCGCCGCAGATCGCCGCCAGGAACGCATTCCACGCCCACACCGCCACCGGGAAGTTGAACGCGCTGATGATGCCGACCAGGCCCAGCGGCTGGTACTGCTCGTACATGCGGTGGCCGGGGCGCTCCGAATGCATGGTGTAGCCATAGAGCATGCGGCTCTGGCCGACCGCGAAGTCGGCGATGTCGATCATCTCCTGCACTTCGCCATCGCCCTCGGGCTTGCTCTTGCCCATTTCCAGCGCCACCAGCGAACCGAGCGCATCCTTGTGTACACGCAGCGCCTCGCCACACAGGCGAACGGCCTCACCACGGCGCGGCGCAGGCGTGGTTCGCCACACCTTGAAGGCGGCCTGCGCACGCTGGACGATCAATTCGTAGTCTTCCGGCGTGGTGGCCTGCACATCGGCGATCACCGCATTGGTGGTCGGATTGAGCGGCTGCAGCACCCCGGCACCGGTGGCCTGCGACCAGGTCGCCTCGCCCAGATAGGTACCGGAATTGGACGCGGCGAGGTCGAGCGCCTTGAGCAGGTCAGCGGACATGGAATCTCCTGGAAACAGTGGCGGTCGCGCAGCAGCCAAGGCCGGCAGCGACACGGGTAGCCGCCGATTTTAGCAGGCTCCACCCACCCCCGGCTGGCTTGGCAAGCTGGCTGAACATGCGACAATGTCGCCCTTGGCCCCGTAGCTCAGCTGGATAGAGCGTCCCCCTCCTAAGGGGAAGGTCGCCCGTTCGAATCGGGCCGGGGTCACCAGAAATCAAAGAATTTAGCGCCGATTTCGTTTCAGGTCTTGTCACATTGAGAGACATACCCACAGCCGACTGCCACAGTTGCCACAAGCGCCGTCGCTTGGCCGAACTTGGCGGTGACACGCTTCAATGCGCTTCGCGCCTTGCCTGCTGTGGTGGTGCTCGGGCGCGTACCAATCCAGGTACCACAAGGTAAGCGCTTACCAGTGGCAGGCGCGCACGGATGCGTACGCCATGCGTCAACTCAGCTTCTTTCGCTGCTCGTATTTCTTCAGCCTCATTAGGGCCGAGTGAGATGCGGTGACATACGCCGCTCTGGTGCCAGGGGAAGTAGGCACTTGCGCCACGCAGAAGCTAGCGAGCGAATTAGCGCACCGCGAGTTGCTTGATTTGCTGCGGTGCGGCCAGGCAGGTGCCGCTGCATCCAAGGAGGGATGGAGATGGCTATGCGCGAAATTGGTGGATGGACAGTTTCCGCCCATGTGGAGATTGATGAAAAGGGGAAGCCCGTGGCCGGCATTTTGATTAGGCGCCTCGAAGGCCGGGCACGTCATATGCTTTGGTTGCGTGGCTTCAGTTCGTAATGAACGTGAGGCGAGAGAACACGCAGAGCGTGTTGTTGCCAGGATTCGGGGCGTCACCGGTGAGGGTGTGCCGATACCTTTGTGACCAGTGCTCAGGCGCCGAGGCCTGCCCGCACAAGACAGGCACTAGTTCGTTTGTCTTTGCGCAACGCTATCTTTCTCACCGATGCCGCACCACCCGCACTCCCACTGGCCTTGCAAACTTGTCCATCGCCACCGACGATATGCGGCTGTGGCGGAGCAGGGTGCCGAGTTGTTCGGTGGCGCCCAGGCGCTGGTCGACTTCCAGCTCTGCCACGGTGCGCGGGCGTTTGCGCTTGTCGGCATTGGCGAAGCGCAGGCGGTTGTACTCGGCCCAGCCGACGGTGGTGATGGCCGCCATCAGGGCGATGACCGGCAGTGCGCCGAGGGCGAATGGGTCGATGGCGTTGTGTCGCAGGTAGAGCTCGGTATACGCGCTGCGCAGGCCGAAGAACCAGGCGATCAGCGTGGCCAGCGGTGCCCAGAGATAGAAGTAGACCATCCAGGCGCCGGCAGTGGCGGCGCCGTAGGCGAGGCGGCGCGAGCGGCCGAGGCGTTGCGGCAGGTTGATGATGGGCGGAGTCATTGGATTCCTCGGTCGGGGCTCTTCCATCGCGCGCGTTGGTTGCGGCGTACGATGAGGGCGCGGGGGAAGGCGATGACGGCAGTGAGCATGCCGATCATCCAGAAGGCGGCCGGGTACCAGATCACCCAGAAGAACTGGCGTGCCAGGCCTTTTTCGTAGCGACGTTCGATGATCAGGCTGGTGCCGAACTGCAGCAGGCAGACCACTGCCAGCACCAGGCCATGCCAGCGCGGCAGGATGGTGTCGACATACAACGCCGGCGGCATCGCGATGAACTTGCCGAGCACCCACAACACGATGATGAACAACATCACGTAGGCCCAGATCAGGCTCAGCGCGTATTCCAGCAGCACCGCCCACATGCGCCGGCTACGCCACGCCAATGCGCGTCGACCATGGCTCAGCAATACCTCCACGCCACCGCGCGCCCAGCGCAGGCGCTGCATCCACAGGCCGCGGAAGGTTTCCGGCATCAGGATCCAGCACAGCGCGTTGGGCTCGTAACGGATATCCCAGCCGTCGAGCTGCAGGCGCCAGGAAATGTCGATGTCTTCGGTGACCATGTTGTCGGACCAGAAGCCGACGTGGTGCAGGGCCGAGCGACGAAACGCGCAGATCACACCGGACACGGTGAACAGGCGGCCGTAGACGCGTTGGGCGCGCTTGATCAGGCCCACGATCGCGGAAAACTCGCCGACCTGCATACGGCCCATCAGGGTGGTGCGATTGCGCACGCGCGGGTTGCCGGTGACGCCACCGACGCGCGGGCCGGAAATCAGGTGACCCACCATCCAGCGCGTTGCGTTGGGGTCGAGAATCGCATCGGCATCCACGCACACCAGGTAGTCCGAGCGTGCGGCCAGCGTGCCGACGCGCAGTGCGTTGGCCTTGCCGTGATTCTGCTCCAGATGCACCACGCGCAACCGTGGATGCTGGTGGGTGAGATCGTCGAGCACTTCGGCAGTGCGGTCGGTGCTGCCATCGTTGATTGCGATGATCTCGAAGTCTGCATAGTGCTGCGCGCTCATCGCCTCGATGGTTTCGGCAACATGCTTGGCTTCGTTGTAGCAAGGCATCAGCAACGATACGAACGGCTCGCTGGCCATCGGCGGCGGCTTGGATGGCCCCGGCGTGCCGCGTTCGCGCCGCAGGTAGTAGTAGATGCCGCCGATCATCCAGAAAAACGCCATGATGATCGGGTAGTAAAACGCAAAGTTGAACAGGGCGGCCAGTAAGAGGCTGGTCGTCATCGGTCATCGCTCGATATAGGGGAATTGGCGGGCCGAAATGGCTTCACGCGCTTCGGGCAGGGACGGATGGCCGCCAATGAAATCGTCGGGGTAATACGCCAGATGACGCACCCCAGCCGCCAGCAGCAGCTTGGAGTGTGCGAGCAATGCGCCGTCAGGCAGCGGCTTGCCGGTACGCCAATCGACGGTTTGCAGTTCGAAGATGGTCTTGTCGAAACCGCGTGGTTGCTGACCGACACGCGTCGCCAGTTGCGTGAGCCACTGTTGCGGATCGTCGGCTTGTTCCATGTACGGCATCGCCATCAGCGCGGTGTAGTCGTAGGCGGTAGCAAACGCGTCCAGGCGCTGCGCAAACCACGCTTCGCTGTGCGGCTCCAGCACCGGCTGCGCGAACAGGTTGCGCACCGTGACCAGCTTGGGGCGCCAACGTTCTGCGGCGACCTTGAGCTGCTGAGTAAAGCCGATCAGCGCCTGCGTGCGCCTGGCCGGATCGCCGCCGCCGTAGGCCGGCACTTCGTCATCGCGCAGGTAGGCATCGTCATGGAACAGCAGGCCTTCGAAGTAGGCATTGGCGGCCAGGTCTTCGTAGACGTCGGCCACCAGTTGGCGCGTGCGCGGGTTGCCCGGATCCAGACGCGG
This genomic window contains:
- a CDS encoding DUF4190 domain-containing protein; the protein is MNVVVRQTSAMAIVSLVAGILGWTLIPFIGSVCAIITGHLARAEIRRNPQGLEGDGLAIGGLILGWLAVALWVLGIAVFILFFGGMAWLAAANS
- the pgaC gene encoding poly-beta-1,6-N-acetyl-D-glucosamine synthase, producing MTTSLLLAALFNFAFYYPIIMAFFWMIGGIYYYLRRERGTPGPSKPPPMASEPFVSLLMPCYNEAKHVAETIEAMSAQHYADFEIIAINDGSTDRTAEVLDDLTHQHPRLRVVHLEQNHGKANALRVGTLAARSDYLVCVDADAILDPNATRWMVGHLISGPRVGGVTGNPRVRNRTTLMGRMQVGEFSAIVGLIKRAQRVYGRLFTVSGVICAFRRSALHHVGFWSDNMVTEDIDISWRLQLDGWDIRYEPNALCWILMPETFRGLWMQRLRWARGGVEVLLSHGRRALAWRSRRMWAVLLEYALSLIWAYVMLFIIVLWVLGKFIAMPPALYVDTILPRWHGLVLAVVCLLQFGTSLIIERRYEKGLARQFFWVIWYPAAFWMIGMLTAVIAFPRALIVRRNQRARWKSPDRGIQ
- the pgaD gene encoding poly-beta-1,6-N-acetyl-D-glucosamine biosynthesis protein PgaD, producing the protein MTPPIINLPQRLGRSRRLAYGAATAGAWMVYFYLWAPLATLIAWFFGLRSAYTELYLRHNAIDPFALGALPVIALMAAITTVGWAEYNRLRFANADKRKRPRTVAELEVDQRLGATEQLGTLLRHSRISSVAMDKFARPVGVRVVRHR
- a CDS encoding class I SAM-dependent methyltransferase, with protein sequence MAAPSSAQRFNDRVAAYVRYRPSYPPQLLRWLHDELGITPATAVADIGAGTGISSRLFLEAGYAVTAVEPNPAMREAAQQWLAGFPKFQAVDGTAEATGLADASMGLVSAAQAFHWFDTQAIRAEWARVLRPDGLAVIYWNSRELDTTAFLRGYEQLLLDYGTDYSAVAERYQDDATMQAWFGDGFRAMARFPNVQRLDFDALRGRLLSSSYAPLAHDPRHAPMLAALRTLFDAHAQDGQIDFQYQTRVFAGKLN
- a CDS encoding aldehyde dehydrogenase family protein codes for the protein MSADLLKALDLAASNSGTYLGEATWSQATGAGVLQPLNPTTNAVIADVQATTPEDYELIVQRAQAAFKVWRTTPAPRRGEAVRLCGEALRVHKDALGSLVALEMGKSKPEGDGEVQEMIDIADFAVGQSRMLYGYTMHSERPGHRMYEQYQPLGLVGIISAFNFPVAVWAWNAFLAAICGDICIWKPSNKTPLTAIATMKICNAALKDAGFPDIFFLINDAGTSLSVKLVEDTRIPLISFTGSTQIGRVVAEKVAHRLGRCLLELGGNNAIILDETADLKLAIPGIVFGAVGTAGQRCTTTRRLIVHESIYDNVLATLVKAYKQLDSKIGDPTDPANLMGPLNSQGAVEQFLASIAKAKAAGGTVEVGGTAIDRPGNFVLPAIVTGLQNSDAVVQHETFAPILYVMKYGTLDEAIELQNGVPQGLSSSIFTQNLKAAEKFLSAAGSDCGIANVNIGTSGAEIGGAFGGEKETGGGRESGSDAWKVYMRRQTNTINYSDSLPLAQGIKFDL